Genomic segment of Drosophila simulans strain w501 chromosome 2R, Prin_Dsim_3.1, whole genome shotgun sequence:
AGAACTCGAGCTGTGAAAGTTACTTTACTCACTTTCCgtgtataaaatatttccagaAGCCAATATTACATTTTAGCAAAAGAGAAAGCAGCAGAAGTTGTATCTGAAACTATAAAGAATACTCAACTATATTGGTAATAAACAGGAATAGGAATTTCGTTTGGGCAGTATCTACACAAAATTGAATCAACAAATTGTAGCACCATAGtcgctttaattgaattgccgCAACATTCCCACAGATTGTTCCCATCCAAGAGAAGAACTCCAGCGGATCCACCTCGCGCTCGATGGCCGCCATTTCACTGGGCTTCATAGTGATGGTCACTCCGTGGACGATTCAGGAAATAGTCACCGCCTGCACGGGATCCAAGGCAAGTGTCCTGTACAAAGGATTATTGTGTGGCCGCTTTGTGCTGCGTACCACGCGGCGCATACGTAATGAGGCCACGCGTGGCTCATCAGTTCTGATTTTGTGACATTTTGTGCTATGTCCGTCCACAGCTGCCGCCGTTCCTCGATTTCCTGGTCACCTGGACGGCGCTGAGCAACAGTCTGTGGAACCCGTTCATGTACTGGCTGCTGAACTCCGATTTCCGCCGCCTGAGTCGCCAGCTGATGCCGAACAAAGTGAGTATCGGGTCGGGTATCCCACAGTGGGAAGATGAATCTCCTCTTCTGGGGCTAATTTACTGCCTCTCTGATCTGGAGCGATGTTCACTGTCTGTTTCAGCAGCAAATCTGCCATAAGCCctgattgattgattcgcTTATCCCTATTCCAAACACCACGTGCACACTTTCATTGACCTCCCCCAATGCCAATCCCCAAGCCCAAATATGGGTGCTTCGCCCAAGTGCATCCTGCAGCTCGCAAATTTTCCGGCTGCACAGCGCAAAGTTTGCAAAAACAGGAGCACATCCTCCCGAAAACCCCCATAAATCCGTAACCGAAGGTGTAAGCTCCAGAAAGCTGGCAGACTGGCCCGGGCAAAGTAAACAATCAACAgacgcagcaacaacaatagcaggTCCTGCAAAGTGATTTTGAATTATGAAAGAGCAAATCTAAAACGGCATTTACATCCTCGTAGCCCCGCAAACCCCATCCCATAGGTCCTGATTCCATTTTGGTAAACGCAGTCAAGTTGCATGATTTACTTCCGGAGAGCCGGGGTCAGTCTGTGGAATATTTATGGCCCAACCTTGTGCTCTGCCGGAATAAATGCGCATTTAAAatccttattaatttttgtgcgAGTCGGAATTTATGATGCCTCCCTGCCGTTTCAGTGCTTCCCCCACGAGGATACGCCCGAGCACAAATCAGGCTGTTGTCACATCAATGCTAACGATTTCGAAATCACAACGCTTCCGATTCCCCCGGAGCCGCCATCATCCCGTCCTCCgggcggagcaggaggaggaggaggaggtccATCCAGTGGAGGTCCCAGCTCTGGCGGCGGAGTGGCCAGTTCCATTGGTGGCTCCGTCCTTGGGATCTGCGGCCGCTCGCGCACAAACAGCCTCAGCCGCAGCGCCTCCCAGTACATCCGAGGGACCATGGGCGGAGGAGTCCACAACCACCAGGCCACGGAAGCCTTCTCCACCACGCGGCCTGACATCGAGGGCCTCTCCGAGAAGTACTGGGGCGAGATCCTGGAGAGAACCGTTAGCTCGGGCAACCTGAACGCCATGCAGAAGCACCTGCCGCCCCACCTGCCCTACACCCACCACCTGGTCCACCAGCTCCaccagccgcagcagcaccaccagcagcagacCACCTCCTTCAGCAAGGCCAGCGATCTGCAGCTGAACCTGAACCTCAGCCAGGCGGCCACGGCTGCAGAGCTGGGCAAGTTCTCCAACTCGGAGCCGAAGCTGTGCGAGCACCTCTTCCACGACGTGAACTGCGCCAAGAGCAAGGCCGCCAACGGGGATGGGGAGTCCTCCGGCAAGCTGGCCTGCGGTCGCAGCATTCCGGACATCTAGTACGCCGAGGACGTGATCCTGGCCAAGAACCAACTGCTGGCCAGGCAGGCCAAGTGCTCGCACCATCCGCTGCACCAGCAGGCCAAGACGCGTCTCCATTCCCACACGGGCAGCTTGCGCTTCAGCCGGATTCGCGCCGCCTGCCACAGTCCGCCGCCGGAGAAGTCCGGCTTTCCAATGGCCGAGTATCGCAAGTAGGATCACAGAGGGCACTGGGATCATGGATGCCCAGTATGTGGTATAACCATGCACAGAATAGGGAGTGAGAGCGAACGAGTATCTATAAGATTCCATAGGTGtatgtgcgtgtgagtgtcTATATAATATCGCATGATCCAACCATAATATGAGTGTTTTCTATTAGGCTTAAGATCTAGGAGGTCCTTTGGTCgggttttcaatttcaattcaaagTCCCTGAGATTCACAAAGTACCCATGGCTTGTAGAAAGCGCCCTTTCTGAATTGAAGCCTAAACAAAGGATTATGATAGATAGCACCTATCCTCAGATATTCCACTTTCTATAAAGTAATCTGTGAATGATTGCTGTCCATCTGAGAACTTTCAAGACCCACTAGCTAGACTTTCTTTACCACACCTGATCTGGGGGATCGCAATTAGCCGAGTTAAGCAGAAGTTAACCATAGTAAGTGTTCATTCAATGTTTGTGATACCCTAAGTTTCCCAGCCCAACATACCCACGAGTAGCATATAATATAATCCTAGTTGTTGTGCGTGCGTCGGCTAAATTAAACGTAGGATTTATGGAAAACAGAGATATCAGACTTTCCTCTCAGAACCCGCTCGACATTCGGAACCCCTTCGCCAAGCTCTCCACCACTTAAGGACTAAGGATCTACGTAGACTCTGATATCGGCGGACCCTAAAGCGTTGTGGTTAATCATAGTTGTAGTTCCATAGCTCGAGTCGTATACCAAATTACTCACTGTTCGAcgaatcaaaatcaaatcctAACTTTGTGATTGTCAAGAATTTAAGTCGGCTGATGTGGACATTGCTGTTgaatcatttttaatttgtagcTAAGTAATTGACTAgttaaagccaaataaatttacCGTTTAAGTAAGTCTAACTTTAGTTAAATGAACGCGAGGTGTGTAACAAACGTATTTCATAGGCAGAGGattcaaatcgaaataaataaatatcactAAAGCGATTTGCATAAAGTCTCGTTTCCCTTGGCTCTGGCCCACTCAAAAGGTAATTTCGAGGCAATTACGCCGAAAGCGTCGAAAAGAAGCCAACAAATGGATCCCAGAACGAAACAGCCGCAGAATCCCATCCCAATTACACAAAAACACCGACAACTTTCGACCGAAGCGctgctaaataaattaaaaattatttaaatttgatttttattgtgccACGGAGCCCCGCACCCCGATTCCCCGCACCACAGACCAGATGACAACAAGgcccaaatgcaaattaatatcGCACACTGCGCTTAGATTTCCATTTGGCCCGCAGGACGAAGGAAAAAAAGGACGAGCCCGTCAGAAATGCAAGATAAACGGACGGGAAAGTTTGAAAACTAATTTtcgcaaaacaattttcagAGGCCGCGTTCGCCGCCCTTTTCCCGTCTCGTCCAATCGTTTCTTTGGGCAATTTGAATCTCAAACTAAatctggatgtggatgcggattcTTTGCGTTTCTTCCGTGCCCAAAAAATTACACGCTCCGCTGCATTTCGGAACAATAATCGCCGGTGTTTGCCGTctgaccacgcccacagcGCCCCCCGCGAAATCCAATCCCCGAAAACCATGAACATTTTGGGTGCAGGAATTCACGCCCAGCTCCGGAAAACTTTTCGCATGAAAGTCAACTTGCCTTTTCCCTCTTGATTCCATTTGTGTGCCATCTGAGTTTTCTGTATAATTTGACGCCTGCCGGAATTGGACGGAGCGCCATTTGCTTTACCCGGGTTTTGCCTAATTTGATTAACACTAATTGGGGTTCATCTAATTGCGGATGGCCAGCATATCATGTGCCGCAGTGGAACAGGTCCAGTCTTCAAATGCGATTTATGGCGCCAATTAATTGCGGAGTTATATGAAAATGGCGCAAATAGAAGCCTTCCCTCTGTAAATTTTTAGCGGGTTACAAAATGTTCAGTGCGATGCAAAAGTAAGCGAGCTAAATTGACCaattaacaatattttagCGTTCTTTCGAAATCATCATTATCGGCGTGCTAATGCTTGCATAAAGATTTGCGATTTGTATTATTCTGTGCGATGAACCGGAACCCGAACAAGACCTCCTGAATGCCATTCGCTCAGCTTTTCCGAGTATATATCTATGGGCTGATGAACCAGCTATGGAAAACTAATGAGGGGCCATCGAGAAACAAAGGCATTCCCTGGATATAGTCTCATTTGCAATGAAAGCATGTTACTGGCTACCAGATCCCCGATTGATGGAGTAAGTATCTCGCTTAAGGAGGTGGTACTGGAACAAAGAGCATTATAATCTCGAGCATTACTTAGCCATATAGTAACAGGGCGAAACATAGTTTATTAAGGTCCGGATGATATTTACCAGGGGGTGAAGTCCACTTCGGGCCATCTAAACATTTTCGCATATATCAGAGAAAAGTTTGATAACATATCGCTCTCAGATtgaaacttttcacttttcctccACGAAGGTGAAATACACATTCGTAGCGAACTGTGGCTTGAAGTCGAAGATCCAATCAAGCAGAAGTAGGTACTCTCCGGTCGGAAGTGGAACGGGAACTTCAATGTGATGGAAATCGCTTAACATCTGCAAGCCCTGAAATATCCAAAAGCATCCCGACGAAATAGGGCTAAAATATGTCAAATTACGATCTCACCTCATAGGGACAGGTGTGGTTGACCGTGGACACGTTCCTAATCAGGTTCCAAACGATTTTGGCGAACGGCTGGTTGCGCCTTCGCATGAACTCGCAGGCGTCGAAGGTGTAGTCGAACAGGAAGGGCTTATACCCACTGGCCTTCTTCATCATCTTCATGTGGAGGTATATGTTCTTGGCTGGCTCTATGAACGTGGCGTTTATGTTCAGGCTGGTCTTGGTTCGGGAATAGGCCTTCAGGCGACAGTAGTGAACAACCACCCATGTTTTGTTGTAGGACTTGCACACTGCATTCGTCATTTTAACGAAGGGTGCCTCCTGGGGGAAGCTTCCAAGTATTTATACCatatattatatgttattGGATCTCTTACACCGCAGACCAGAAAGCCAAGTATTACCGAAACAGCAAATGCGGCCACCCTACGATCCATGCCTGTTTACCAATCCGTTGAAAACTGACGGCGTACAGGTAAATGAGCTtcattaaatacaaattttagttGTAACTAGCATGGAGCCATTCAGCTGGAAAATTACGTATGTGAATATGTATGCACATCGAAGATCATTCTGCCAGTTGTATAAGTACTTCTGTTGGACGCGTGTGAACTTGGCAGTCCAAGTAAAGCAATCTATACTTTCCTCTTTCCTCAGGATCTACTTCCTTTCAAAACGAAAGTTCTCGGAAACTGAGTTGTGTAGTCAGTTAGTATCTGAATAAAAGGGTCTCGAtggagtttttgtttgttattcgAATTCTAGTGTCGTTACAATTTCCGTATTTTTGTGATTAGCATCCTAAGATCAGTTCCGAACGTGGGGGAACTCCTTACTGCCCCTCCTGTGCTTCGAGCTCGTCGGCAGTAAGTCCTCCATATATGCGAAATATACATTCGTGGCGAACTGCGCTTTGCCATCGAACAACCAATCGACCATTAGTAGATAGTCCCCAGATGGCAGTGGCACAGGGAGATCGACTTTGTGGAAGTCGCTCAGCATCTGCAAGCCCTGAAAGATGGAACGGGTTACGCACTTAAATGACAGTTTGGGGAGACCTCACCTCATAGGGACAGGTGTGGTTGATGGTGGACACGTTCCGGATCATGTTCCAGATGATCTTGGCCACTGGCTGGTTGCGCCTTCGCATGAACTCGCAGGCGTCGAAGGTGAAGTCGTACAAAAAGGGCTTATACCCACTGGCCCTCTTCATCGTCTTTAAGTGAACTGATATATTT
This window contains:
- the LOC6736069 gene encoding uncharacterized protein LOC6736069, which codes for MDHKVFIFAVSLLVAYLGCGEAPFLKMTNAVCKSYNKSWVAIHYCRLKAYSRTKTSLNINATFIKPARNISVHLKTMKRASGYKPFLYDFTFDACEFMRRRNQPVAKIIWNMIRNVSTINHTCPYEGLQMLSDFHKVDLPVPLPSGDYLLMVDWLFDGKAQFATNVYFAYMEDLLPTSSKHRRGSKEFPHVRN
- the LOC6736068 gene encoding uncharacterized protein LOC6736068, with translation MDRRVAAFAVSVILGFLVCGEAPFVKMTNAVCKSYNKTWVVVHYCRLKAYSRTKTSLNINATFIEPAKNIYLHMKMMKKASGYKPFLFDYTFDACEFMRRRNQPFAKIVWNLIRNVSTVNHTCPYEGLQMLSDFHHIEVPVPLPTGEYLLLLDWIFDFKPQFATNVYFTFVEEK